One genomic region from Streptomyces sp. NBC_00582 encodes:
- a CDS encoding SDR family NAD(P)-dependent oxidoreductase, translating into MSQHIAKPRTTAVILAGGTGQRVGLSIPKQLLKIAGKAVIEHTLTTFEKADSVDDVIVLMAPGYVPDIEKIVAKAGFKKVSRIIEGGTTRNETTERAIAALGEGLAEGEDLNVLFHDAVRPLLSQRVIDDCVAALQRYQAVDVAIPSADTIIVTRTHGEDGEFITEIPDRSRLRRGQTPQAFKLSTIRRAYEVAAGDPNFQATDDCTVVLRYLPDVPIHVVAGDEYNMKVTQPVDVFIADKLFQLASTAAPEQNGEEVYRELLTGKTVVVFGGSYGIGKDIAELAESYGATVYALGRSTTGTHVENPEEVDDALSKAYSETGRIDHVVNTAGVLRIGKLAETDNATIEEALKVNYLAPVQIARSAYKYLAETKGQLLLYTSSSYTRGRAEYSLYSSTKAAMVNLTQALSDEWAADGIRVNCVNPERTATPMRTKAFGQEPAGSLLSSEAVARTSLDVLLSELTGHVIDVRQQDPTAAAGEASGFEQALASVLDRQDGVA; encoded by the coding sequence GTGTCCCAGCACATAGCCAAGCCCCGTACGACCGCAGTGATCCTGGCCGGTGGTACCGGCCAGCGCGTGGGTCTGTCGATCCCCAAGCAGCTGCTGAAGATCGCAGGCAAGGCCGTCATCGAGCACACCCTGACCACCTTCGAGAAGGCCGACTCCGTCGACGACGTCATCGTGCTGATGGCGCCGGGCTACGTGCCCGACATCGAGAAGATCGTCGCCAAGGCCGGGTTCAAGAAGGTCTCGAGGATCATCGAGGGCGGTACCACCCGCAACGAGACCACCGAACGGGCCATCGCCGCCCTGGGCGAGGGCCTGGCCGAGGGCGAGGACCTCAACGTCCTCTTCCACGACGCCGTACGTCCCCTGCTCTCCCAGCGCGTCATCGATGACTGCGTGGCCGCCCTGCAGCGCTACCAGGCCGTCGACGTCGCCATCCCCTCCGCCGACACCATCATCGTCACCCGGACGCACGGCGAGGACGGCGAGTTCATCACCGAGATCCCGGACCGCTCCCGGCTGCGCCGCGGCCAGACCCCGCAGGCCTTCAAGCTGTCCACCATCCGCCGCGCCTACGAGGTGGCGGCCGGCGACCCCAACTTCCAGGCCACGGACGACTGCACGGTCGTCCTCAGGTACCTGCCGGACGTGCCGATCCACGTCGTCGCGGGTGACGAGTACAACATGAAGGTCACTCAGCCGGTCGACGTCTTCATCGCGGACAAGCTGTTCCAGCTCGCCTCCACCGCCGCCCCCGAGCAGAACGGCGAGGAGGTCTACCGCGAGCTGCTGACCGGCAAGACCGTCGTCGTCTTCGGCGGCTCCTACGGCATCGGCAAGGACATCGCCGAGCTGGCCGAGTCCTACGGCGCCACGGTGTACGCCCTCGGCCGCTCCACCACCGGTACGCACGTGGAGAACCCGGAGGAGGTCGACGACGCGCTGTCCAAGGCCTACAGCGAGACCGGGCGCATCGACCACGTCGTCAACACCGCCGGGGTGCTGCGCATCGGCAAGCTGGCCGAGACGGACAACGCGACCATCGAGGAAGCGCTGAAGGTGAACTACCTCGCGCCGGTGCAGATCGCCCGTTCGGCCTACAAGTACCTCGCCGAGACCAAGGGGCAGTTGCTGCTGTACACGTCCAGCAGCTACACCCGCGGCCGCGCCGAGTACAGCCTCTACTCCTCGACCAAGGCCGCCATGGTGAACCTCACCCAGGCGCTGTCCGACGAGTGGGCCGCCGACGGCATCCGGGTGAACTGCGTGAACCCGGAGCGCACGGCGACCCCCATGCGCACCAAGGCCTTCGGGCAGGAGCCGGCGGGCAGCCTGCTCTCCTCCGAGGCCGTCGCCCGCACCTCGCTCGACGTCCTCCTCTCCGAGCTCACCGGGCACGTCATCGACGTCCGCCAGCAGGACCCCACGGCCGCCGCGGGTGAGGCCTCCGGCTTCGAGCAGGCCCTGGCCTCGGTGCTCGACCGACAGGACGGCGTGGCATAA